In the genome of Saccharomonospora viridis DSM 43017, one region contains:
- a CDS encoding DeoR/GlpR family DNA-binding transcription regulator — protein sequence MLASQRRSRILEELRRSGAVRVSALVERLGVSDMTVRRDLEVLAQQGKLQKVHGGAILPGGRSTEEPGFAAKSNRENAEKLAIASAALRFVEPGMAVGLSAGTTTWTFAQLLRDLPNITVVTNSVQVADLFSQRPRTDQTVVLTGGIRTPSEALVGPFAVTAIRSVNLDIMFMGVHGMDVRSGFTTPNLMEAETDRAFIEASRRFVVLADHTKYGVLGISTIADIEAADVLITDSGLAEEHQQALRDRVGELVVADVKGATSNGKAESATDLDVPPESEAGA from the coding sequence ATGTTGGCAAGCCAACGCCGGTCGCGGATTCTGGAGGAACTCCGCCGATCCGGTGCCGTACGGGTGAGCGCGCTCGTCGAGCGGCTCGGCGTGTCGGACATGACCGTGCGCCGCGACCTCGAAGTGCTGGCACAGCAAGGAAAGCTGCAGAAGGTGCACGGCGGGGCCATCCTCCCGGGAGGCCGCAGTACCGAGGAGCCCGGTTTCGCGGCGAAGTCGAACCGGGAGAACGCCGAGAAACTCGCCATCGCCTCCGCGGCCCTACGGTTCGTGGAACCGGGTATGGCGGTGGGCTTGTCCGCGGGCACCACGACGTGGACGTTCGCCCAGCTCCTGCGTGACCTGCCGAACATCACCGTCGTCACCAACTCCGTACAGGTCGCGGACCTGTTCTCCCAGCGTCCCCGCACCGACCAGACCGTGGTACTCACCGGTGGCATCCGCACCCCCTCGGAGGCTCTGGTGGGCCCGTTCGCGGTCACCGCCATCCGGTCGGTGAACCTCGACATCATGTTCATGGGCGTGCACGGCATGGACGTGCGAAGCGGTTTCACCACGCCCAACCTCATGGAGGCGGAGACCGACCGCGCGTTCATCGAGGCGTCCCGTCGGTTCGTGGTCCTCGCCGATCACACCAAGTACGGCGTCCTGGGCATCAGCACCATCGCCGACATCGAGGCCGCCGACGTGCTCATCACCGACTCCGGATTGGCCGAGGAGCACCAGCAGGCCCTGCGGGACCGGGTGGGGGAACTCGTCGTGGCGGACGTGAAGGGTGCCACGAGCAACGGGAAAGCCGAGTCGGCGACGGACCTGGACGTCCCCCCGGAAAGCGAGGCCGGCGCATGA
- a CDS encoding XRE family transcriptional regulator, with the protein MTQLQLAGWLGIDQSNLSRHERAARPTVDLDKLMQWASILRIPQRLLWFQLHPTHTSEPAPASPTLATVEESGDVDVHRRQFLRASGMTALGMVCSGTAQAVPSGSTVEEIRRMTAGFRAQDNSFGGSYGRSALAAYFSRTVEPLLTSRAKPPLLVAAAEMQQVAGWMAYDVGQPEIGRRHLREALRLCQRAGEEALAAEMLAGMSHQAAFLGAGDSAVDLALAAQQIAGRVHLPALAAEINVLEAHGYAIKGDRAECLAALHHSEQAFEHADGDRPDWLRYFDRSYMAAKTAHVLRDLGASAEAEAYARESLQMAEGYERGRLFNTALLASILADQRRVEEACAEGARAVSMLHRVRSVRALAYLSDLARRLAPFARTTSVKHLYDRFHSVGVVTPRM; encoded by the coding sequence ATGACGCAGTTACAGTTGGCCGGCTGGCTGGGGATCGACCAGTCGAACCTGTCCCGACACGAACGGGCGGCTCGACCCACGGTCGACCTGGACAAGTTGATGCAATGGGCGAGCATCCTGCGGATTCCGCAACGTCTTTTGTGGTTCCAGCTCCATCCGACCCACACATCTGAGCCGGCCCCGGCTTCGCCGACGCTCGCCACCGTCGAGGAGAGTGGAGACGTTGACGTGCACCGACGACAGTTCCTCCGTGCTTCGGGGATGACAGCGCTCGGCATGGTCTGCAGCGGTACCGCGCAGGCCGTTCCCAGCGGCTCGACGGTGGAGGAGATCCGCCGTATGACGGCGGGGTTCCGCGCGCAGGACAACAGTTTCGGCGGAAGCTACGGTCGCAGTGCGTTGGCGGCCTATTTCAGTCGCACGGTGGAACCGTTGTTGACTTCCCGGGCGAAGCCGCCCCTGCTCGTCGCCGCCGCCGAAATGCAACAGGTCGCAGGGTGGATGGCCTATGACGTCGGGCAACCCGAGATCGGGCGACGACATCTTCGCGAGGCACTGCGACTCTGTCAACGGGCGGGCGAGGAAGCGCTCGCCGCGGAGATGCTCGCCGGCATGTCGCACCAAGCGGCGTTCCTGGGGGCCGGTGACTCGGCCGTCGACCTCGCCTTGGCGGCCCAGCAGATCGCCGGACGTGTGCACCTGCCCGCCCTGGCCGCAGAGATCAACGTGCTGGAGGCCCATGGGTACGCCATCAAAGGGGACAGGGCCGAATGTCTGGCGGCTTTGCACCACAGTGAACAGGCGTTCGAGCACGCCGACGGTGATCGACCGGACTGGTTGCGCTACTTCGACCGTTCCTACATGGCCGCGAAGACCGCACACGTCCTGCGGGACCTCGGGGCTTCGGCGGAAGCCGAGGCGTATGCGCGGGAATCCCTGCAGATGGCCGAGGGATACGAACGTGGGCGGCTTTTCAACACGGCTCTGCTCGCCTCGATCCTGGCCGATCAACGGCGGGTGGAGGAAGCCTGCGCCGAGGGCGCTCGGGCGGTGTCGATGCTCCACCGCGTCCGTTCTGTGCGCGCTCTCGCCTACCTGTCCGATTTGGCGCGCCGCCTCGCCCCGTTCGCCCGCACCACGTCGGTGAAGCACCTGTACGACCGGTTCCACAGTGTCGGGGTCGTCACCCCGCGAATGTAG
- the galK gene encoding galactokinase yields MEDTAVRFDVTEVSAAFTAAFGRQPDGVWAAPGRVNIIGEHTDYNDGFVLPMALPQGVRAAVGRTTDSRVRVVSRQEPGAPVTVGLDAKPGAVTDWSAYVIGVVWSLREAGYDVGGVDIAVDGDVPAGAGLSSSAALECAVAGALNDLFELRIEPTELARLAQRAENEFVGMPCGVMDQMASVSCTAGHLLFLDTRSMATEQVPFAPADRDRTLLVIDTRAPHKLVDGEYARRRRTCEEAASVLGVAALRDVSVDELPVALSRMDDEVQRRRVRHVVTENARVLEVVRRLRDGDLDGIGPLLTASHVSLRDDYEVTVGELDTAVDTALATGALGARMTGGGFGGCVIALVPTDRADAVVDAVRGAFERAGYREPAAFTAVPAQGAHRVR; encoded by the coding sequence ATGGAAGACACAGCGGTCCGGTTCGACGTCACCGAGGTGTCCGCGGCCTTCACCGCGGCCTTCGGTCGCCAACCCGACGGTGTGTGGGCCGCGCCGGGACGGGTGAACATCATCGGAGAGCACACGGACTACAACGACGGTTTCGTGCTACCCATGGCACTTCCCCAGGGGGTGCGCGCGGCGGTGGGGCGGACGACGGACTCCCGGGTGCGTGTGGTGTCGCGGCAGGAGCCGGGTGCCCCGGTGACCGTCGGGCTCGACGCGAAGCCGGGCGCGGTCACCGACTGGTCCGCTTACGTCATCGGCGTGGTGTGGAGTCTGCGGGAGGCCGGCTACGACGTCGGAGGGGTCGACATCGCCGTGGACGGCGACGTACCGGCCGGTGCGGGACTGTCGTCGTCGGCGGCGCTGGAGTGCGCGGTGGCCGGTGCCCTGAACGACCTGTTCGAGTTGCGCATCGAGCCCACCGAACTCGCGCGACTGGCCCAACGGGCGGAGAACGAGTTCGTGGGGATGCCGTGCGGGGTGATGGACCAGATGGCGTCCGTGTCGTGTACGGCGGGCCATCTGCTGTTCTTGGACACCCGGTCGATGGCCACCGAACAGGTGCCGTTCGCCCCGGCCGACCGAGACCGCACGTTGCTCGTGATCGACACCCGCGCCCCGCACAAACTCGTCGACGGTGAGTACGCCCGGCGACGCCGGACGTGTGAGGAGGCGGCGTCCGTGCTGGGCGTGGCCGCGCTGCGAGACGTCTCCGTCGACGAGCTCCCCGTCGCATTGTCCCGAATGGACGATGAAGTACAGCGTCGTCGCGTACGGCACGTCGTCACCGAGAACGCCCGCGTGCTGGAGGTCGTGCGCAGGTTGCGTGACGGCGACCTCGACGGCATCGGGCCGCTGCTCACCGCCTCGCACGTCTCGCTGCGGGACGACTACGAGGTCACCGTGGGCGAGCTCGACACCGCCGTGGACACCGCGCTCGCCACGGGCGCGCTGGGCGCCAGGATGACCGGGGGCGGTTTCGGAGGGTGCGTGATCGCGCTCGTGCCCACCGACCGCGCCGACGCGGTGGTCGACGCGGTTCGGGGGGCGTTCGAGCGGGCCGGTTACCGCGAGCCGGCGGCCTTCACCGCCGTCCCGGCCCAGGGGGCTCACCGAGTCCGTTGA
- a CDS encoding sodium:solute symporter family protein codes for MHVLAEADLRLDANAIDYLLLALYFALVLGIGYLARKQVSTSLDFFLSGRSLPAWVTGLAFVAANLGAIEVMGMSANGAQYGMPTAHYFWIGAVPAMLFLGIVMMPFYYGSKVRSVPEFMLRRFGKPAHLVNGISFALAQILIAGANLYLLALVINLLLGWPIWVSVLLAAVIVLAYTALGGLSAAIYNEVLQFFVIVAALLPLTIVGLAKVGGWQGLVDKVSAGPGGAEQLNSWPGNQLTGFGSNFLSVLGLVFGLGFVLSFGYWTTNFVEVQRAMASKSMSAARRTPIIGAIPKMLVPFIVIIPGMIAGVSVSELAGDNKAALMRGEEAPSGATFNDALLLLMRDLLPNGMLGIAIAGLLASFMAGMAANLSSFNTVFTYDIWQSYIVKDKSDGYYLRVGRVITVIATVLAIGTAFIAASYANLMDYLQQLFSFFNAPLFATFILGMFWKRMTPTAGWAGLVSGTAAAVGVFLLAETGVWDLPGQGASFVGAGAAFVVDVVVSVAVTYATQPKPEAQLVGLVYSLTPKESLRHSTTGEDAGWYRRPGLLAGIVLAVTILFNIIF; via the coding sequence GTGCATGTCCTCGCTGAAGCGGACCTGCGGCTTGATGCCAACGCGATCGACTACCTGTTGCTCGCTCTCTATTTCGCACTCGTACTCGGTATCGGCTACCTGGCCCGCAAGCAGGTATCGACGAGTCTCGATTTCTTCCTGTCCGGACGTTCGCTTCCGGCGTGGGTGACGGGCCTGGCCTTCGTGGCCGCCAACCTCGGCGCGATCGAGGTCATGGGCATGTCGGCCAACGGCGCCCAGTACGGCATGCCGACCGCGCATTACTTCTGGATCGGCGCGGTACCGGCCATGCTGTTCCTCGGCATCGTGATGATGCCGTTCTACTACGGTTCGAAGGTGCGCAGCGTCCCCGAATTCATGCTGCGCCGGTTCGGTAAACCAGCGCACCTGGTCAACGGCATCAGTTTCGCACTGGCGCAGATCCTCATCGCGGGCGCGAACCTCTACCTGCTCGCCTTGGTGATCAACCTGCTGTTGGGTTGGCCGATCTGGGTGTCGGTGCTCCTGGCCGCAGTGATCGTGCTCGCCTACACCGCCCTCGGCGGTCTGTCCGCCGCCATCTACAACGAGGTGCTGCAGTTCTTCGTCATCGTGGCGGCCTTGTTGCCGCTGACGATCGTCGGTCTCGCCAAGGTCGGCGGCTGGCAGGGGCTGGTGGACAAGGTGTCCGCCGGACCGGGTGGGGCCGAACAGCTGAACTCCTGGCCCGGTAACCAGCTCACCGGGTTCGGCAGCAACTTCCTGTCCGTGCTGGGCCTCGTGTTCGGCCTGGGCTTCGTGCTGTCGTTCGGCTACTGGACGACCAACTTCGTCGAGGTACAGCGGGCGATGGCGTCGAAGAGCATGTCGGCGGCCCGTCGCACGCCGATCATCGGCGCGATCCCGAAGATGCTGGTCCCCTTCATCGTGATCATCCCCGGCATGATCGCGGGCGTCAGCGTCTCCGAACTGGCCGGCGACAACAAGGCCGCACTGATGCGGGGCGAGGAAGCCCCCAGCGGCGCCACGTTCAACGACGCGCTCCTGCTGCTCATGCGCGATCTGCTGCCGAACGGCATGCTCGGCATCGCCATCGCCGGTCTGCTCGCGTCGTTCATGGCCGGTATGGCGGCGAACCTGAGCTCGTTCAACACGGTGTTCACCTACGACATCTGGCAGTCCTACATCGTCAAGGACAAGTCGGACGGCTACTACCTCAGGGTGGGCCGGGTCATCACCGTGATCGCGACGGTGTTGGCCATCGGCACGGCGTTCATCGCCGCGTCGTACGCCAACCTGATGGACTACCTGCAGCAGCTGTTCTCGTTCTTCAACGCACCGCTGTTCGCGACGTTCATCCTCGGTATGTTCTGGAAGAGGATGACGCCCACGGCCGGTTGGGCGGGCCTGGTCAGCGGTACCGCGGCGGCGGTCGGTGTGTTCCTGCTGGCCGAGACGGGCGTGTGGGACCTGCCGGGGCAGGGCGCCTCGTTCGTCGGCGCGGGGGCCGCTTTCGTGGTCGACGTCGTGGTCAGTGTGGCGGTCACCTACGCCACGCAACCGAAGCCGGAGGCACAGCTGGTGGGGTTGGTTTACTCTCTGACCCCGAAGGAGAGCCTGAGGCACTCCACCACCGGTGAGGATGCCGGCTGGTACCGCCGTCCGGGGCTGCTGGCGGGCATCGTGCTGGCCGTCACCATCCTGTTCAACATCATCTTCTAG
- a CDS encoding helix-turn-helix domain-containing protein, producing MATIPLVPVDTPGLTTRARALTAAIRRLLDASGMSGRELSQRLGFSHGTVSHWVTGRRLPSPEDMASLLTLLGIKGEEKQRLIDLARHAAEPNWLVVGMSGIPQQLAGAIESERHASAMVEWSRDIVPGLLQTADYARALATAVGLPESDVDARVLLRVGRSEVITRRNPVELLALIGEDALHEKICAPEVMLDQLRHLVCLAERSNVTIQVVPPRVGWHPGLIGPFVLYFFPDAQPVVHFEHYSSGAFVIDEDDVHAYQEAVEIIRGVAKGPEDSVKLIAKIADDLEQTL from the coding sequence ATGGCTACGATTCCGCTCGTGCCTGTTGACACCCCTGGCCTGACGACCCGCGCTCGAGCGCTGACAGCGGCGATCCGCAGGCTGCTCGATGCATCCGGGATGAGCGGACGGGAGCTTTCCCAGCGCCTGGGTTTCAGTCACGGCACGGTGTCGCACTGGGTCACGGGACGTCGCCTGCCAAGCCCGGAGGACATGGCGTCACTACTGACACTGCTCGGCATCAAGGGTGAGGAGAAGCAACGTCTCATCGACCTGGCCAGGCACGCGGCGGAACCGAACTGGCTGGTGGTGGGTATGTCGGGGATTCCGCAGCAGCTCGCGGGCGCCATCGAATCGGAACGTCATGCGTCGGCCATGGTCGAATGGTCCCGGGACATCGTGCCGGGGTTGTTGCAGACGGCGGATTACGCACGGGCGCTCGCCACGGCGGTCGGTCTGCCGGAGTCCGATGTCGACGCTCGGGTGTTGCTTCGAGTGGGCCGATCCGAAGTGATCACGCGGCGCAATCCCGTCGAGTTGTTGGCTCTGATCGGTGAGGACGCGCTGCACGAGAAGATCTGCGCGCCCGAGGTGATGCTCGACCAGCTTCGGCACCTGGTGTGCCTGGCCGAGCGATCCAACGTCACCATCCAGGTCGTACCGCCGCGGGTCGGTTGGCATCCCGGGTTGATCGGACCGTTCGTGCTGTACTTCTTCCCCGACGCACAACCCGTGGTGCATTTCGAGCATTACAGCTCAGGCGCGTTCGTCATCGACGAGGACGACGTGCACGCGTATCAGGAAGCGGTAGAGATCATTCGTGGTGTCGCGAAAGGCCCTGAGGATTCCGTGAAACTCATCGCGAAGATCGCTGACGATTTGGAGCAGACATTATGA
- a CDS encoding LamG-like jellyroll fold domain-containing protein → MLSLAPPTRPRGRRSRSRAPLAALSALLIAAALTPTAAAEPADEWTMGEPPLVTPWTHDVSPDNALPEYPRPQLVREQWRNLNGVWEFAGADEGEQPPFGQTLPERVLVPYPIESALSGIQRHEDHMWYRRTFDVPEQWGIGGHNRLKLHFGAVDYAATVYVNGREVASHEGGYGAFSADVTDALNGSGPQELVVGVTDLTDATWQPVGKQRRVPDRGIFYESASGIWQTVWMEPVPAGHIDTLDMVPDLDSSTLLLTVNTGGDTDGLTVEAVVRDGRRVVSRTQGAPDEPLELSVPDAKLWSPDSPFLYDLDVVLRDRHRPVDRVSSYFGMREIGTAPGEDGRLRITLNGEILFLMSTLDQGYWPDGIYTAPTDEALRWDLEQHKRLGFNTVRKHIKTEPDRWYYHADRLGLLVWQDMPSMRTGERPPAEATARFEAELHELVEQKKNWTSIIGWVPFNEGWGEWSQKATGRIAEEVAEQDPTRLVNAHSGVNCCDSLGDSGKGHVIDWHAYVGPATPMPDETRVSIDGEHGGFGLEVDGHMWFGEGHAYHMLPDSESLTAAYVDNQRAVLAAARQCAISGAIYTQLTDVEHEVNGFFTYDRQVEKMDFDAVREVNEEIIAEADGSGPGGPDPDPGTPGLDGVHAYLFDDGSGSVATDSVGDAHATLTGTEWTDGVRGGAVSFDGAGEADTGAALVDTTGSYSVSAWVKLDEAGEAFQTVVSQDTGDNSAFFLQYSGQDQRWAFSYAGLRALSADKPEPGRWYHLTGVRDAQAGTLSLYVDGELAESKSACAPRKGSGNTVIGRAQYGGELVDHLRGDVDEVRVFDRALTRQEVAELARN, encoded by the coding sequence GTGCTGTCACTCGCACCACCGACTCGACCACGCGGCCGTCGGTCCCGTTCGCGGGCCCCGCTCGCCGCACTGAGCGCACTTCTGATCGCCGCGGCCCTCACGCCGACGGCGGCCGCGGAACCCGCGGACGAGTGGACCATGGGCGAGCCGCCGTTGGTGACTCCGTGGACCCACGACGTATCCCCCGACAACGCACTGCCGGAGTACCCCCGGCCGCAGCTGGTCCGGGAACAATGGCGCAACCTCAACGGGGTCTGGGAGTTCGCGGGCGCGGACGAAGGTGAGCAACCGCCATTCGGCCAGACCCTGCCGGAACGCGTCCTCGTGCCCTACCCCATCGAATCGGCACTGTCCGGTATTCAGCGGCATGAGGACCACATGTGGTACCGCCGCACCTTCGATGTGCCCGAACAGTGGGGGATCGGCGGGCACAACCGGCTGAAACTGCACTTCGGTGCCGTCGACTACGCCGCGACGGTGTATGTGAACGGACGCGAAGTGGCCTCGCACGAGGGCGGCTACGGGGCGTTCTCCGCGGACGTCACCGACGCGTTGAACGGCTCCGGACCACAGGAACTCGTCGTCGGCGTCACCGACCTCACCGACGCCACATGGCAACCGGTCGGCAAGCAACGCCGGGTGCCCGACCGCGGCATCTTCTACGAGAGCGCGTCCGGCATCTGGCAGACCGTGTGGATGGAACCGGTACCCGCCGGCCACATCGACACCCTCGACATGGTGCCCGACCTCGACTCGTCCACACTGCTGCTCACCGTCAACACCGGGGGCGACACCGACGGTCTGACGGTGGAGGCGGTGGTCCGGGACGGCCGTCGTGTCGTCAGCCGTACGCAGGGGGCTCCGGACGAGCCGTTGGAGTTGTCCGTGCCGGACGCCAAACTGTGGTCACCGGACTCACCGTTCCTCTACGACCTCGACGTGGTGCTGCGGGACCGACACCGCCCGGTCGATCGGGTGTCGTCGTACTTCGGCATGCGGGAGATCGGCACGGCCCCGGGTGAGGACGGCAGGCTCCGCATCACGCTCAACGGCGAGATCCTGTTTCTGATGTCTACTTTGGATCAGGGGTACTGGCCCGACGGTATCTACACCGCGCCCACCGATGAGGCGTTGCGCTGGGACTTGGAACAGCACAAGCGACTCGGCTTCAACACCGTGCGCAAACACATCAAGACCGAGCCCGACCGCTGGTACTACCACGCCGACCGACTCGGCCTACTGGTGTGGCAGGACATGCCCTCCATGCGTACCGGCGAGCGGCCACCGGCCGAGGCCACGGCCCGGTTCGAGGCCGAACTCCACGAACTCGTGGAGCAGAAGAAGAACTGGACTTCGATCATCGGTTGGGTGCCGTTCAACGAAGGATGGGGTGAGTGGTCGCAAAAGGCCACCGGTCGTATCGCCGAGGAGGTCGCCGAACAGGACCCGACCCGGCTCGTCAACGCCCACAGCGGGGTCAACTGCTGTGACTCGCTCGGCGACTCGGGCAAGGGCCACGTCATCGACTGGCACGCCTACGTCGGCCCGGCCACCCCGATGCCCGACGAGACACGGGTGTCGATCGACGGCGAACACGGCGGCTTCGGGCTGGAGGTCGACGGCCACATGTGGTTCGGCGAAGGGCACGCCTACCACATGCTGCCCGACTCCGAGAGCCTGACCGCGGCGTACGTCGACAACCAGCGTGCCGTGCTGGCGGCCGCGCGGCAGTGCGCCATCAGCGGCGCGATCTACACCCAACTCACCGACGTCGAACACGAGGTCAACGGCTTTTTCACCTACGACCGCCAGGTGGAGAAGATGGACTTCGACGCCGTGCGCGAGGTCAATGAGGAGATCATCGCAGAAGCCGACGGCAGTGGTCCCGGCGGCCCCGATCCCGACCCGGGTACACCCGGACTCGACGGCGTGCACGCCTACCTGTTCGACGACGGGTCCGGCTCGGTGGCCACCGACTCCGTCGGAGACGCCCACGCCACGCTCACCGGTACCGAGTGGACGGACGGGGTGCGCGGTGGTGCGGTGTCCTTCGACGGAGCGGGGGAAGCGGACACCGGGGCAGCGCTGGTGGACACCACGGGCAGCTACTCGGTGTCGGCATGGGTGAAACTCGACGAAGCCGGCGAGGCGTTCCAGACCGTGGTCAGCCAGGACACCGGCGACAACAGCGCCTTCTTCCTCCAGTACTCCGGACAGGACCAGCGATGGGCCTTCAGCTACGCCGGGCTGCGAGCGTTGTCGGCGGACAAGCCCGAACCCGGACGCTGGTACCACCTCACCGGCGTGCGTGACGCGCAGGCGGGCACGCTCTCGCTCTACGTGGACGGCGAGCTGGCGGAAAGCAAGAGCGCGTGCGCACCCCGAAAGGGCAGTGGCAACACGGTGATCGGTCGCGCCCAGTACGGCGGTGAACTGGTGGATCACCTGCGCGGTGACGTGGACGAGGTCCGCGTCTTCGACCGGGCGTTGACCAGGCAGGAGGTCGCCGAGCTGGCACGGAACTAG
- the galT gene encoding galactose-1-phosphate uridylyltransferase, with protein sequence MKRTRTKLADGRELLYFAADGENVSAPPDPRSLPPVSKSSQLRWDPLLDEWVMMASHRQNRTFMPARDDCPLCPSRDGRQTEIPASEYTVVIFENRFPSLSTEAHLEEVDVHHPLVAVRPGFGRCEVVCFTSDHNARFADLTPEQARLVVDAWADRTTELSTLDGVEQIFCFESRGREIGVTLSHPHGQIYAYPFVTPRTRRMLDVTRRYRERTGRDLHSDVVAAERRAGVRVLAETEHWVAFVPAAARWPVEVHLYPLRRVRTIPELDDAERDDFARLYLDVLRRFDRLYDSPLPYISAWHQAPITDDEDLSYLHLQLFSVRRSADKLKYLAGSESGMNAFITDVLPEDVAQRLREV encoded by the coding sequence GTGAAGAGGACGCGCACGAAGCTGGCTGACGGCCGCGAACTGCTGTACTTCGCCGCCGACGGCGAGAATGTGTCCGCGCCGCCGGATCCCCGCAGCCTGCCGCCGGTCAGCAAATCCTCCCAGTTGCGCTGGGACCCGCTGCTGGACGAGTGGGTGATGATGGCGTCCCACCGGCAAAACCGCACCTTCATGCCGGCCCGGGACGACTGCCCACTGTGCCCTTCCCGCGACGGCCGCCAGACCGAGATCCCGGCCTCGGAATACACCGTGGTGATCTTCGAGAACCGCTTCCCCAGCCTGTCCACGGAAGCCCACCTCGAAGAGGTGGACGTGCACCATCCGCTGGTGGCCGTGCGACCCGGGTTCGGCCGCTGCGAAGTGGTGTGTTTCACCAGCGATCACAACGCCCGCTTCGCCGACCTCACCCCCGAACAGGCGCGTCTGGTGGTGGACGCCTGGGCCGACCGCACCACGGAGTTGTCCACACTCGACGGCGTAGAACAGATCTTCTGCTTCGAGAGTCGGGGCCGCGAGATCGGCGTCACGCTGTCACATCCGCACGGACAGATCTACGCCTATCCGTTCGTGACCCCCAGGACTCGGCGGATGCTGGACGTCACGCGCCGATACCGCGAACGCACGGGACGCGACCTGCACAGTGACGTCGTGGCCGCCGAACGCCGGGCGGGCGTGCGGGTGCTCGCCGAAACCGAGCACTGGGTGGCGTTCGTGCCCGCAGCCGCTCGCTGGCCGGTGGAGGTGCACCTCTACCCGCTGCGCCGTGTCCGAACGATCCCGGAGTTGGACGACGCCGAACGGGACGACTTCGCTCGGCTGTACCTCGATGTGCTACGCCGGTTCGACCGGCTCTACGATTCCCCGCTGCCGTACATCTCGGCATGGCACCAGGCTCCCATTACCGACGACGAGGATCTGAGCTATCTGCATCTTCAGCTTTTTTCGGTGCGCCGCTCGGCCGACAAGCTGAAATACTTGGCTGGTTCCGAGTCGGGCATGAACGCTTTCATCACCGACGTACTCCCCGAGGACGTCGCACAGAGACTCCGGGAGGTGTAG
- a CDS encoding NUDIX hydrolase, which produces MDQALTRWTIHGERLVDDTRRLRLSIASVELPDGVHFEQYVLRMPRAAMMVVLDDARKNVLLLWRHRWILDRWVWELPGGYVDAHEEPALAAAREVEEETGWRPRDVRPLVTTQPMVGSADAENLLFVSLGAEYVGGPTDVNEAERVAWLPLDSIRERMDKGEIVGAASQVGLMHVLTFPPR; this is translated from the coding sequence ATGGACCAAGCGCTGACTCGCTGGACGATCCACGGCGAACGGCTTGTCGACGACACCCGCAGGCTCCGACTCTCCATCGCCTCCGTGGAGCTGCCTGATGGTGTGCACTTCGAACAGTACGTGCTCAGGATGCCTCGGGCGGCCATGATGGTCGTCCTCGACGACGCTCGAAAGAACGTACTGCTGTTGTGGCGGCATCGTTGGATCCTGGACCGCTGGGTGTGGGAACTGCCCGGTGGATACGTGGATGCGCACGAGGAGCCCGCTCTCGCGGCGGCACGTGAGGTCGAGGAGGAAACCGGCTGGCGCCCCCGTGACGTGCGTCCGCTCGTCACCACACAACCCATGGTCGGCTCGGCGGATGCCGAGAACCTCCTGTTCGTCTCCCTCGGTGCCGAGTACGTCGGCGGTCCCACCGACGTCAACGAGGCCGAGCGGGTCGCCTGGCTTCCTCTGGATTCGATTCGGGAACGTATGGACAAAGGGGAGATCGTGGGTGCGGCGTCCCAGGTGGGACTGATGCACGTACTCACCTTCCCACCCCGATGA
- a CDS encoding zinc finger protein, which yields MGPFRWQQAEGRRHAYNVEKTATPHPGIAFNTLCGVEVTPREQDFVELSGWWHDPTCWVCDREWRVRSGFPAQDIPPLPENA from the coding sequence ATGGGACCGTTTCGCTGGCAGCAGGCCGAAGGGCGACGCCATGCCTACAACGTCGAGAAGACCGCCACACCACATCCGGGCATCGCGTTCAACACGCTGTGCGGTGTCGAGGTGACCCCACGGGAACAGGATTTCGTGGAACTGTCCGGATGGTGGCACGACCCCACCTGTTGGGTCTGCGATCGCGAATGGCGGGTTCGCTCCGGGTTTCCGGCTCAGGACATCCCGCCGCTTCCCGAGAACGCGTGA
- a CDS encoding DUF397 domain-containing protein yields the protein MTGPLPWRKSSYSGPNGNCVEFAPTDDGSGDVLIRHSKYPDDTVIRYTAAEWTAFIAGAKDGEFDL from the coding sequence ATGACTGGCCCCCTCCCGTGGAGGAAATCGAGTTATTCGGGCCCCAACGGCAATTGTGTCGAGTTCGCCCCCACCGATGACGGCAGTGGTGATGTGTTGATCCGGCACTCGAAGTATCCCGATGACACCGTGATCCGCTATACGGCGGCGGAGTGGACCGCGTTCATCGCGGGGGCCAAGGACGGCGAATTCGATCTGTAG